The Arachis duranensis cultivar V14167 chromosome 2, aradu.V14167.gnm2.J7QH, whole genome shotgun sequence genome has a window encoding:
- the LOC107473613 gene encoding uncharacterized protein LOC107473613, which produces MCSSCKCNDELRSAYATEIFHLVATNQIETGRGANQIGTLKRSGDTRWSSHFNSICSLLRMFGATTSVLEDLATNGSTYSQRGDATYALKSLLSFDFVFILHMMKEIMGITDKLCQALQQKSQDILNAMHLVSSTKSLIQQLRDSSWGALLEKVSSFCNDHAIQIPDMGASFSDIIRSRRKKDVVTVEHHYRVDIFTSVIDFQLKELNSRFSEQATELLILSTSLDPKDAFKLFSVCNICNLVKNFYSLDFSEQEKIQLDYELQHYELDVVKAPDFQNLSTLAEFNN; this is translated from the exons ATGTGTTCTTCTTGCAAATGCAATGATGAATTACGATCTGCTTATGCAACTGAAATTTTCCATTTAGTTGCAACTAATCAAATTGAAACAGGAAGGGGAGCAAATCAAATTGGCACATTAAAAAGATCAGGAGATACTAGGTGGAGCTCTCACTTCAACTCAATTTGTAGCCTTTTACGTATGTTTGGAGCAACAACTTCAGTTCTGGAAGATTTGGCTACTAATGGATCTACATATTCTCAACGTGGTGATGCTACTTATGCTCTTAAAtctttattatcatttgattttgttttcattttgcaTATGATGAAAGAAATCATGGGAATCACTGATAAACTTTGTCAAGCATTGCAACAAAAATCTCAAGACATTTTGAATGCTATGCATCTGGTTTCTAGTACAAAGTCATTGATTCAACAGTTAAGAGATAGTAGTTGGGGAGCACTTTTGGAGAAAGTTAGTTCTTTCTGCAATGATCATGCTATTCAGATACCTGATATGGGTGCTTCTTTTAGTGACATAATTCGGTCTCGTCGTAAAAAGGATGTTGTCACTGTTGAACACCACTATCGTGTTGACATTTTTACTAGCGTGATAGATTTTCAATTGAAAGAGCTAAATAGTAGATTTAGTGAGCAAGCAACCGAGCTCCTCATACTGAGTACATCTCTAGATCCTAAAGATGCTTTCAAGTTATTCAGTGTTTGCAACATATGCAATCTTGTAAAGAATTTCTATTCTTTAGATTTTTCTGAGCAAGAAAAGATTCAATTGGATTATGAGTTACAACATTATGAACTTGATGTGGTTAAAGCTCCAGATTTTCAGAATTTGTCTACTCTTGCTGAATT caacaactga
- the LOC107473612 gene encoding ethylene-response factor C3-like, producing MTNNPLFFHNTDFWDQDSSYTASFGFQPMKDNDCVGFDEPFEDSLSFHMVDFSSSSSSESRTLKKEKKHEEEEEDGKRRGRRSYIGVRKRPWGKFAAEIRDTTRNGRRVWLGTFESAEDAALAYDQAAFSMRGYSALLNFSFQKVKDSLQGIIMDSDSNNKHKPFSSSSPALALKERNSLQRKLASWSSKANNKNIKNKNKDSSSSSSSSSKESSSTTTTNNNNNNNSGGVMVLEDLGVEYLEYLLSISESHHHHQNTTSPSYSILPQK from the coding sequence ATGACCAATAATCCTTTGTTCTTCCACAACACAGATTTTTGGGATCAAGATTCATCATACACTGCCTCCTTTGGGTTCCAACCAATGAAGGACAATGATTGTGTTGGTTTTGATGAACCATTTGAAGATTCTTTATCGTTTCACATGGTTGACTtctcatcatcgtcatcatcagAATCAAGAACcctaaagaaggagaagaaacacgaagaagaagaggaagatggtaaaagaagaggaagaagaagttaCATAGGAGTTCGAAAGAGGCCATGGGGAAAATTCGCAGCAGAAATTCGAGACACAACAAGGAATGGAAGAAGGGTTTGGCTTGGAACATTTGAGAGTGCTGAAGATGCTGCTTTGGCTTATGATCAAGCTGCATTCTCCATGAGAGGCTACTCTGCTCTTCTCAACTTTTCTTTCCAGAAGGTCAAAGATTCTTTGCAAGGAATCATCATGGATTCTGATTCCAACAACAAACACAaacccttttcttcttcttcacctgcACTTGCACTCAAAGAGAGGAACTCCCTCCAAAGAAAATTGGCATCATGGTCCTCAAAGGCTAATAacaagaacatcaagaacaaaaacaaggattcatcatcatcatcatcatcatcatctaagGAATCTTCATCaactactactactaataataataataacaacaatagtGGTGGTGTCATGGTTTTAGAAGATTTGGGAGTTGAATATCTTGAGTATCTACTAAGCATTTCAGaatctcatcatcatcatcaaaacaCAACAAGCCCTAGCTACTCCATACTACCACAAAAATGA
- the LOC107473614 gene encoding uncharacterized protein LOC107473614, with amino-acid sequence MATQKPLEAVAVSVEVGLGIAVTASDEDLQVLFHCRRSFSEVIIPELLAKLEDGVDSSGASAPNSHSTTVGGASTSMPVVAAAVLIPDPQHVAAVHVGVPPGDPDFEFEAGVDRIENAMRDDDSDDMPVTIGGDNYDDIPSGTPTPHGGSGSGTQQYPSHLSSLNLEAVGQHKNVEATFGGQGMHDVNALTKFQIGQSFQSKEKTVLRVKYYSIRRGVEYRVKELDNLKYQGRCKEFGNGCTWLIRITLQERKSTLEVGRYNMPHTCMATSISSDYKQLDYHVICARIFSLVRADASMTIKVLQEAMEATYDFRPSYRKVWLAKQKAVAQIYGDWEESYGDLPRWILVVTSTMDSSVALLKTSPVRVGDQVDESRVYFHRMFWTFPPYIEPFRHCKPLVSIDGTHLKPSWSASLHEFLKLTKANHSWPPHRQAIQAVMPHLAMSLCTLQKTYERCASQGATSQYSIDQGLIQPEPVAV; translated from the exons ATGGCAACACAGAAACCACTAGAGGCAGTCGCGGTTTCTGTTGAAGTTGGCTTGGGCATAGCCGTTACTG CATCCGATGAAGACCTGCAGGTCTTGTTTCACTGCAGGCGGAGTTTTTCGGAGGTTATAATACCCGAGCTGCTTGCGAAGTTAGAAGATGGTGTCGACAGCTCCGGGGCATCGGCGCCGAATTCTCATTCGACGACGGTGGGTGGTGCCTCAACATCGATGCCTGTGGTAGCAGCGGCAGTTCTGATTCCTGATCCTCAACATGTTGCGGCTGTTCATGTTGGTGTGCCTCCTGGTGATCCTGATTTTGAATTTGAGGCTGGAGTGGATCGAATTGAGAATGCAATGCGAGACGATGATTCGGATGACATGCCGGTTACAATTGGTGGGGACAATTATGATGATATTCCGAGCGGTACACCTACACCACATGGAGGTTCCGGTTCGGGCACACAACAGTATCCTTCGCACCTGTCATCGTTGAACTTGGAAGCCGTCGGCCAACACAAGAATGTAGAGGCAACCTTCGGGGGCCAGGGTATGCATGATGTGAATGCTTTGACGAAATTTCAGATTGGCCAGTCGTTCCAGAGTAAGGAGAAAACTGTGTTGAGGGTAAAATATTACAGCATTCGGCGTGGAGTTGAGTACAGAGTTAAGGAGTTAGACAATCTGAAATACCAAGGGAGATGTAAGGAGTTTGGTAACGGGTGCACGTGGTTAATTCGTATCACGCTGCAAGAACGGAAGAGCACTTTGGAAGTTGGGAGGTACAACATGCCACACACGTGTATGGCCACATCGATATCAAGCGACTACAAACAGCTTGATTATCATGTCATATGTGCGAGGATCTTTTCGTTGGTTAGAGCTGATGCGTCCATGACGATTAAGGTGCTGCAAGAGGCAATGGAGGCAACATATGATTTCAGGCCTAGTTATAGGAAGGTGTGGTTGGCGAAGCAGAAGGCAGTAGCACAAATCTATGGAGACTGGGAGGAGTCCTATGGTGATCTGCCCCGCTGGATCCTTGTGGTCACATCCACCATGGACAGTTCCGTTGCTCTGCTGAAGACCTCCCCGGTTAGAGTGGGTGATCAGGTTGATGAATCTAGAGTCTACTTTCATCGTATGTTCTGGACATTTCCTCCATATATTGAGCCATTTCGACACTGTAAGCCGCTTGTCAGCATCGACGGCACACACCTGAAACCAAGCTGGTCGGCCAGCCTCCATGAATTTCTCAAACTCACCAAGGCAAACCACTCATGGCCTCCCCATCGACAGGCAATCCAAGCTGTAATGCCACATCTTGCAATGTCACTGTGCACTCTCCAAAAGACATATGAAAGGTGTGCGTCTCAGGGCGCCACCTCTCAATATAGCATTGACCAAGGGCTCATCCAACCAGAACCAGTGGCTGTTTAA